TCAATAAAAATGCAATTATAGTTCCCAAAACGGAAATACCAAAGAAAAACAGATTCAATTTCTTCTGCTTCTTCTTCCTCATCCCCTGTTCCAGCCACTCCTCTTCAGTCAATGGTCTTTCGGGTTTCATCTCTTCTTCTTTAAACTCGTAATTACAGAATCGGCAGATCTTCGCTCCAGCTTTGACAAACTCTGCACATTGTGGGCACTTCTTCGATTTCTCAAAAACTCTCGATTCCGGAGAAAGTAGTGCCCCGACAATAAAGGCAATAAGAGGACTGGCAAAAAGACTTAACAAAAAGCCGAGAACGCTATTTAGCCCCTTCTGTTTATAATAATAACCAATCAGAACTGCCAAGCCAACCCAGACAACAAACCACATAGTTTCCCTCCAGAATCATACTTTTCTAACCGGAATTAAGATGATTTATCAATTCACCCTTCTACTATTATTTTATGTCGCAGTTTCTTTTTTTCAGACCTTAACCGCTTCTCTTTGAGGATTCGCTCCTTTGTCGAAACTGATATTTTAGTGGGAATTCTTCGTTTCTTTTTCCTTTTTAACCGTTCCAATCTCTCGTTAAGTCTTTTCAGAGCAAGCTGTCGATTTCTCGCCTGGGAACGAGACTCAGTGGCAATTGCTGTTATCCCTGTGGGAATATGGCGGATTCGAACCGCTGTTTCCTTCTTATTCTTCCTTTGACCGCCTGGTCCCCTGCTCCTATAATATTCTATCCTGATGTCTCGAATTTTGTGTCTCATACCTGTTCCTACAGTGAATTGTAGTCCACCATTCCTCTACTCACCTATAATCTTGATTAGAACTCTTTTTCTTCTTTGACCGTCAAATTCCCCATAAAAAATCTGTTCCCATGGTCCAAAATCTAATTTCCCCTTGGTTATGGCAACCACTACCTCCCTGCCCATAATAGTCCGTTTCAAATGAGCATCTCCATTATCTTCTCCGGCCAAATTGTGCTTATACTTTTCTTTTCCATAGGGAGCAAATTTTTCCAGCCATTCACTGAAATCCTGATGTAAACCACTTTCATCATCATTAATAAATACGCTTGCCGTAATGTGCATGGCATTGACAAGGCAAAGACCTTCTTTCACCCCGCTTTTTCTCACAGCTTCTTCAACCTGCGGAGTTATGTTTATGAATTCGCGCCTATTTTTTGTATTAAACCAAAGGTGTTCCGTATAAGATTTCATAAGAGTTATACCTCCCATTTTGTCCCGAGTCATCGGGACCTACAAATGTCTGGAGTGTGAAACGAAAGTTTCACCCTGGTCAAGCTTTCGCTTGACACTCCAGCAAATGGTTATAGGCACAGATTTCCCGATTGAAAATCGGGATGCAAACTATTTTTGCGACACCCTAAAACAGTTGTTTACCTATTCCTCGATACTTATTGCGTCAACGGGACAGCTTTCGGCAGCTTCCTTACAGGATTCTTTTGCTCCTTCAGGAACTTCGTTCACAATGACCTTGGCTGTATCATCATCGAGCACAAACACTTCCGGACAAGTATCAGTGCAGACTCCACAGCCAGTACACAATTCCTTGTCAACAGTTGCTTTCATTTCCACCCTCCTTTAATGAGCTCACAACCCCACACCCAGTTTGCTGAGTGTGTGGGTTGTATGAGCGAATTAAACCCAGCCCTAATTTTACTAATAAGGCTTGATATCGAACATAAAGGATGTTGTTAAACAAAAGCCTGTTTATTCCGATCTTAGGCATTGTAGTAAAATTAGGGCTGGGTCAAATTCAACCAACAGACTTATGTTCACTACGCTCCATAAGTCTGGGTTTCATTTGACCTAAAACTTATAATCTATGGAAACTCTCCCTGCGTTCTGGGTCACATTAGGCTTTAATTCATAGTCTTTCAATTTCCACTTATATTCCGTCGCCAAAGCTAATTTGCGGGTGATAATCTCTTTCTCAAACTGAATGCCCAGGGAATAATTAGTCTTATCCCTTTCTCTTCCGATAGTATAATCGTAAAAGCTCACCCCGAATTTTAGCTGGGCCTTCCAATTATTTTTCCGGGAATATTGGGCTTGCATTTCCACTGAGTCTTTGTCATAACTTGAAATATTACTTTGGGAATAGTCTGTTTCCCGGTGGAGATAACTGAAGATAAGAGATAACCTGTTGATATTGTCTTTTAATAATAGATACCTCCACCGATTTTCTATTTCATACCAGTGGTAATCATAATCAGCAGTTGTATAATTCTTATCATAATCAGTATATTTTAGAACCGTATACATCCTTTCCCGGACAGGATGTTCTGTTTTCAGCCACCACCTGCGGTATTTAAAATAGTAGTCGCCTTCCTGTTCTTCCTCTATATCTTCGTCTTCATCCGTATATTTCTTTCCTTCTTCTATCGTCCCTGCCAATTCTGATAAGAAGCTAAATTTAGGCCTTACTTTTACGCCCAGGCCGTAGATAAATTGATTTGTATCCGACTGAGAGTTAAAATCTGTCTGACGGAAATTGAGAAGCGCGAGAAATTGAAGCCTCCTATCGTAGAAATATTTCTTGCCTTCCACTCTTTCGGAGAACTCCCTCCTGTCTTTCCCTTCGCTCAGGAAGTAGTCATAGTTTTTATACCCCAGCTCTCCCGAGAGACTCCATAAATCTTCAATCCTGTAAGTAGACTTTAACTTTAACAGCCACTGACTGTTGGTATATATATCTTTTTCTTTGTATCTCTTCTCCCGCCAGCCTAAGTCTAAGTCCAATTTCAGGCTGGAATCCTTTTTGGTAAAGAGAGAGTAATCCCAGTAGCTTTTGATCGATATCGTATTATTATTTAAATCTCTCCTGTCTTCATATTTCTTAGTATAGGAATTGTAGACAAGCTTCAGATTGAGCGGTTTTCTAATTGGGTAGTCATATCTCAAATAATATTTGGCGTAATCGTAGGCTAGGGTCTTTTCTGCTTCAATGGCTTCTTTTGTGCTTCTGTTTCCCGCTTCAAAGAACCCGCTCAGAGTAGGCTCAAAAGCGTATGCCAAACGGGAAAAGAGCATTACAGCCGAAATTATGGCTAATTTTGGAATACTTGAAATTTATGTCCCCTTTTTTCCAACCGGAACTTGAGCGATGAAAACATTTTTTCAGAACTTTTTAAAGTATCAGAACAAGTCCAAAATAGTTGCCTTTACAATCGTCGCTCTTGAGCACTTCTATCTTGTAGCCATTGTTTCTGGCAGTCTGGTAAACATCTATCCCGGACGCTTCCATTGAAGGCCTTGCTTCATATGGTTTCTTGCAGGTTTTATTAACGTTACACGTATTACATAGATCGCATGGCCCTGCCCCCATGCCATAGGCTTTATAATAGCCTGAAAGAAATGCTTTCCTTTCTAACTTGGCCACTATTCCCCTGATATCCGTATAGTCATCACCATGGATTAAAATTGCCTTCCTGAATTGTTTCAGTACTTCCCTGGTTTTCTCCGGCGTGGGCGAATACGGAGGGCAGGTAAGACATTCTCCGTAACCGTCGCATCCGTACTGGCACTTCAGCCTTACCCAGGGAGCAGTGACAACAGTGTCAACGGAGATTACTTTGGCATTAACCGCTCCCGATTTTTTGGCAAATTTACATAAAGACTGAAGATCTTTCTCCATGCTCTCCACCAGAAAGTAATTTAAGATTAACAGGCAAATCTCTCTCGACCACTGAAGGTCTATTTAGAATGAATATTCAAATATGTATATTAGTGTTTTTTTGACCAAAAAGTCAAGAAAAATGTAGTAATCAGTTGGGAAATATTCTCTTAGATGTTTGGGAAGGAAAAACTCATCCGGAAGAGGTGGGCCTAAACAACTTCCTCCAGTGGAAGGACGAATACCTTTAGGCCCTCTTTCTTGTAGATAGATTTCAGCTCTTTCATTCTGTTTAATACTTCATCTTTCTTTTCTTCTTCGACAGCAATAAATAGTCCGTGATTCACCTCCGGCCAGACGTGAGTATCCAGGTGGGGAACGGAATGGGTACCAGCGCCATGGATGGAAGGTAGTTTAGTGTAGGCTTTGACCTTTGCTTTTTCTAATTCTTCCATCACTTTGCTTTCAATTACAACATTATAGACGAGAAAGATGAGTTTCATCGCCTGCTCCTTGCATTCTTTCTTCTGGCGATGCGAGTTTCAAAAATAGAATAGAGCACCGGGATGAACACCAACGTAAAAAATGTTGCCACGATAAGTCCTCCCACTACGGCTCTGGCTAAGGGAAAACGGAGTTCAGCGCCCTCACCGATTCCTAAAGCCATAGGGCTCATTGCCAGAATAGTAGTTAAAGCAGTCATCAAAACAGGGCGAATTCTAGTCCTTCCTCCTTGAATTATGGCCTGTCTGAGCTCCAGTCCCCGTGCCCTGAGGAGATTGATATAATCCACAAGCACGATGCCATTATTGACCGCGATGCCTGAAAGCATGATTACCCCAATAAAGGCAATAATGTTGAAGGTGGTATGGGAGAAGAAAAGAAGCCAGACCACCCCGATGATTGCAAGAGGAAAAGTGAACATAACGATAAAAGGGTCAAGCAAAGATTCGAACTGGCTGGCCATAACCATGTATACCAGGAAAATAGCTCCCAGAAGTGCTATTCCCAACCACATAAAAGATTCTCTCTGTTCCTTTGCTTCGCCTGCCATTACTATGGAAAAGTCCCGGGGAACCACAATGTTTTTCAACTTCCCGCTAATATCCCTGACGACAGCTCCCAGGTCTCTTCCCTCATAATCTGCACTCACGGTTATCAGCCGCTCTTGCATTTTCCTATTTATTGTTACGGGTCCCTTTGCCGGTCTCATTTCGACAAGAGTGCCCAAGGGAATCCTCTTACCCTGAGAAGTAAAGATTGGTATATTCTTAATATCTTCTATATCTTTTCTGTCGCTCTCCTTAAGTCTTACCAGAATCGGGTACTCTTCCCCTCTCTCGCGAAATTGAGTTGCCACTTCGCCGTAGATACTGGACTGTATGGTATTAGCGATAGAGGAAACGTTCAGTCCAAGAGCTGAGGCGCGTTTTCGGTCTACGTATATCTGGAATTCCGGCTTTGCTTCCTCAAAGTCAGTCTCCACATCGACTGCGCCAGGCGCGCCTTGCACAATTTCCTTGACCTGCTGGGAAAGCTCTTTAGCCTTTGCGAAATCGTATCCATATATTTCTATAGAAATCGGGCTACCTGCCAAGCCCATCATCATCCTCCCGCCGCGGCCCCCGCCAAGATTCATCCTTACCCCGGGAATATTCTTTAGTTTCTCTCTCAGCATAGCCATAATTTCCCACTGTGACCTCTTTCTCTCTTTCAAATCAACCAGCTCCAGAGCAACCTGGGCAGTATGAGCGCCAGCGCGTCCACCGCCGAAGCCCATACCCGTTCCGATTCTGGAACGAACGTACTCTAATTCAGGAGTATTCGACTGTACTATCTTCTCCACTTTATTGACCACCTCTTCCGTAGCTTCCAGCCGCGAACCAACGGGAAGCTCCAGATTTATTTCTATTCTTCCCTGGTCAAGTTTGGGCATAAATTCTGTCCCCACAAGGTGCAGAGGCCACACAAGCGTAAGACTGATAAGAAAAAGCCCTCCCACAGCCATTATCGTCAACTTTCTATGATCCAGACACCAGTTCAGGAGTTTCTCGTATCTATTTTGCAGCCGGTCGAACCAGTTACCGACTAGACGGTAAATCTTAGACGTCATTTTTCCAGATGGATTATCGGCCCTGACGACAATAAGTCTGGAGGCAAGAAGCGGAATTAGAGTCATGGCGACAAATAATGAGACTGTGAGGGAAAGAGTAACGGTAAGAGCTTGCTCTCTGAACAACACGCCGGCAATCCCGGGAACGAAAAATATGGGAAGAAATACAGCAATTGTGGTGAGTGTGGATGCTACAATAGGCATAGCGACTTCCCTGGTTCCCCATATGGCACCCTCTTTTGCTGGCTCTCCTTCTTGCCGGTGCCGGAAGATGTTCTCCAGAACAACAATAGAATTATCCACGAGAAGTCCCACTGCTAAGGCCAACCCTCCCAGAGACATCATATTGAGCGTCAACCCGGCGAAATCGAGAGCAACAAAACAGGCAACTATGGAAAAGGGAATAGAAAGAGCGATGATAATAGTGGTCCTCAAAGAACGGAGGAAAAAGAGCAATACAAGCACTGCAAGAATCCCCCCCTGAACGGCAACATTTGACAAATTTATTATTGACTTCTTGATAAACTCAGACTGGTCCATAATTATTTCAATGCGCACTCCTCCGGGAAGCTCTCTATTCAAGCGACTTATCTCTTCTTTTACCCTAGCGGCAGTCTCCACTGTATTAGCCTGGGTGCGCTTCTGGATAAGAACCAGTACGGAAGGCTTGCCGTTCAGCCTCATTTCTCTCTCTCTTTCCTTGAAACTGTCCTCAACCACAGCCACGTCACGGAGATAGATAGGCGTGGTTTCTCTTGTAGCCACAACAATATTTTCAATTTCGTCGACCGAACGAAACTCACCTAACGTCCTTATGAGATATTCGGTACGTTCCTCTTTTATGTCCCCACCGGGCAGATTAAGGTTTTCGTCCCTGACAGCGCCTACCACCTTTTCAATGGAAAGCCCAAAGGCCTCCATTCGCCTGCGGTCAAGCCGAACCTGAATCTCCCTTTCCAGCCCGCCGTGCGTGTCAGCCACGGCCACGCCATCTATCCTTTCCAGTCTGGGCTCGACTTTATCCTCGGCAATCTCCCTCATCTGATCAGAGCTCAAATCTCCCGAAAGTCCAACAAAGAGAATGGGCATCATCGACGGGTCAAATTTGAATATTATGGGCTCCTCTGCGTCCTCGGGAAGCTGGTGTTTAACAAGGCTTACCCTTTCCCTTATGTCAGAGACAGCCACGTCCATGTCTGTGCCCCATTCAAAATCTATGATTGTTGTGCCAACTCCCTCGCGGCAGGTAGAGCGTATTTCCTTTACACGGTTTATTGTGGCCACAGATTCCTCTACGGGACGGACAATCAACGTCTCAATATCCTCCGGGCCGACCCCGCTATAGTTAACTATGACCGCTGCTGTGGGAAAGGTGATATCGGGCAAAAGTTCGGGTTTTAATCTTAGAAGTGAAACTATTCCTAAGACACCAATAGCGATGAACACCATCGTATATGTTACGGCTCTTTTGATTGCTGATTCGAAAAGGCTCATTGCTCCACAACCTCCACTCTATCCCCATCTTTAAGGTAGTGTTGGCCGGTAACGACCATTTTCTCACCAAAATTGAGTCCAGATTTTACTTCCACCAGTCCCTGTTGAGATATGCCTGTTTCTACCACTTTTTTCATAGCGCTTCCGCCTGCAACAACAAAGACGAACGAACTCCCTGAATTGGGTTCCTCCAATATCGCATCCTTCGGTACTACCACAGCCCCTTTTGAGGAAACTACAACAATGTCTATCTCAGCAAACATTCCTGGCTTCAAGCTGTGATGAGGATTGGGAAGAGTAATTTCGGCGTAGGCGCTACGGGTGATGGGGTCGACAACAGGGCTAAGGCGCGTTAGTTTTCCATTAAAGGTTCTATCAGGATAAGCGTCAACTCTAACCCTTGCTTGTTTTCCTTTAGAAACCTTCACCATATCTTTTTCCGGAATACTGAATTCCACTTTAACCCGGTCCATCCTGGCAATTAGCGCTACCGGGGTTTCCAGCCCGATCGTACTTCCTTTGTCAAGGTAAAGACGCCCCACGGTTCCGCTCAAAGGCGATTTCACTTTTGCTTCCTCAAACTCCATGCCAGTGACTGCCCGGTCAACTAAAGCTATGACCTGGTCCTTTTTTACCCAGCTTCCTTCCTCTACTAGATACCGAGAAAGCCTGCCCGTGGCTTCAGAATAGACGGTCACCTGGTCCTCTCCCTTGATGTCTCCGACAAAAGAGAGAATCAGTTCTAAATCTCCCGACTTCACTTCCTGGATAGCTACTGGGACAAGGCCTTCACCAACATCCCTCATCTTTTTATCTACGTTTTCTTTCCTTGTGATTACTCGATAGCCTATTCCAATGATAAGAACAATGATTACTATCCAGATAACTTTTCTTCCCATCTAATCCTCCCTAATATTCCGCTATTTTTGATTAATCTCTTCCAGACTAAAATCACCTGCCCATTGCTTTTTCAAGTTTTGCCTTTGCTATTTGATAATTTGCCAGAGCCTGCAAGTAAGCTGTTTTGGCCTCTGTCATTGCCAGCTGACTATCCATGAATTCTAAGTTAGTTATCAGTCCGCCAGTATACCTTTTTTCAGCAATGCGCATCGCCTCTTCAGCCTGGCCCACATTTTCCCGCTGAGAAATAATTGTCTCTTCTTCCTGGCGAAGATTAAGGTATATTTCTCTTACCTCAAGTTCAATCTCTTCATTTTTGCCTTCTAAGTTATACTTCACCTCTTTGAATTGCGATCGGGACTGAAGTACTTTTCCCTTTGTGGAAAACCCGCTGAAAATCGGAAACTGCAGAACTACCATGGCATTCCATTCCTTCCCCCACTCATCTTTCCAGTGGTAAGGCTTCTGAAACTGATAGTTATAAATGGTTGAAAGGAGTGGCTTATTGGAGGCACTCGCCAAGCGGACCTGGGCGAGAGCGATGTTTTCCTGTTCTTTTAAGGAGATTATTTCCGGTCTATTTCTTAGAGCCTCCTCTATGGCCAGGGAAAGCTCTATCTCCGTTGCTTCGTATTTGAGTTCCCCTTGAGGTCTCACTTCTGTCCGGGAAGGAAATCCAAGCAATGACTTGAAGCGGTTTTCAGCCAGGGTCAGACTGTTCCTTGACCTGATCAATTGAGGTTTAAGGTTGGCAAGCTCAACTCTGGCTCGCAGGAGGTCAAATTTAGAAGCTAACCCATTCTCATAACGCTCCTCTACCTGCAGGAGATGTCTCTCCATCTGAGCATAGGATTCCTGGGAAAGGTTCAGGAGTTCTCCGGCCAGGATGAGATTATAAAAAGACTCGGTTACCTGGAATTTAAGAAGATTCTTTTCTTTTCTATAATCTTCCTCGCTTATCCTCTGATTTGAACTGGCCTGTCTGTAGCTATTCTTGATTCTTCCCCAGGTGAAGATAGGCTGTTCAATCGTTGCCGTAGCAGTATACGTATCCTGGCCCCTAACGACAACGTCATTTCCTCCCCCGATTGATATTTTCTGCCCCTCACCCAGCCGAAGATAGTTGCCCCCAAGAGAAAGTGTAGGCAAGAATCCAGCTCTGGCCACAATCAATTCTCCCTTAGCTACTCCCAGTCTCTCTTTTGCCGCCAGGATCTTTTTATTTCCCTCCAGAGCAATTTCTATACTTTTCTCCAAGGTCAGTTCCTTTATCTCCTCAGCCCAGGAAGGCAAGGATGAGAGGCAGGCGAGAAGAATAATGACGCTTGAAATTACTTTAACCCGGACGTGAATCATTTGCTAATCCCCTTAAGAAAAATGTCCATTACCATAAGCTTGTATCTATCCGGAGGATTTTTCTCATCCTTAACTAACCAGTCGAAGATCACTGACCTAATTATCCCCATAAAGGAGGCTGCTGCCAGGGTTGGCTCAACTTTCCTGAATTCCCCGGACTTTATCCCCTCTTGAACTATCGAGGCTATTCCTTCCATCGTCTTTCTGTGCTCTTTTATAATATAAGAACGAACTTCCCTCAAAGTAGTGGCGTATAGCTTTTGGGACTCGGAATGTACAATTCGCATGAACTCTCTATTTTCTCCAACGTATTCAAACATTTTGGAGACGACTGCTTCCAATCTTTCCCCATTGGAGAGTTGGCTATTCATTATCTCTTTAAGCAATTTTCTTTGTCCCTCTAGTCCCTCTTTGATGAGGCTCAAGAAGACCTCCTCTTTTCTCTTGAAATAGAAATAGAGGCTAGCCTTTCCAAAGCCAGCTTCTAAAGCAATATCCTTCACAGTAGTTGCTTCATATCCTTTACGGGAAAAGACTCTTTTGGCTGCGGATAGAATCCCTTCTATTTTGGCCTCTTTTTCTTTCTCTTTCCTTTCCTCTCTTTTCATTCCGCCCTCCGGGAATGGACTGTTCGGTCGATAACCCGACCTGTTGGTTTAATATTATACCACTTCTCGGTATTTGTCAAGTACATTTTAAAAAGAAAAAAGTGACAGGTACTTTTTTAGGTAGGACTTACAGATGGGTTAAGAGAGGATGATTTACTGCTTTTCCTTGCGTGAGTATTCGTCCATGATTTTTTTCTCTTCTGCCGTTAAACTATCAACACCATGTAGCAGAATCTTGTCAAGAATTTGATTAATTCTCTCTTCAATTTTGTAAGATTTAGTTTCGTATTTTTTCTTTCTTTTTAAACTGATTTTTGGCAGCCGTAAGAATGTAAATAGTCTTTCTGGATGAAAACGATATTTCCAGAGGGGAAACTTTAAATATACATAACCTACTAATAAACCGCCAAGATGACCAAAATGGGCAATGTTAGACCTCCCCCTTGAAATCCCAGCCAACAAGGCAACAGCTCCAATCAGAATAACAAAATGTTTTGCTTTGATAGGAAAGAGGAAGTATAGATAAATTATAGAATCGGGATATAGCATTGCAAATGCGACGAGAATTCCGTAGATTGCCCCTGAAGCTCCTACAACTGGGATTCTGGAATTTAGTGAAGTGATGAAGATAAAAAAGCCAGCTCCTAAACCACAGGTAAAATAGTACTTAAGGAAGGATTTAGTTCCCCATTCTCTCTCTATCGGTTTTCCAAACATCCACAGGACAAATAGATTTATTAACAGGTGGAATAGTCCCCCGTGAAGAAACATGTGGGTGATTATTTGCCAGAGCCATAAACTCTTCACCACCCGGTAAGGGACTAAACCAAAAATGTACAGAAAATTTCTTCCTACAAACATCTGAATTATGTATACAGAAACATTGGCGATTATTAGCCATTTTATCGCCCTGCCCCATCGACGGGAGAATAAAGGTTGTTGATAATATCTGTAAGCCATTTTGGTTCAAAAGATTAACGATTTTTAAGCTCTTCTATATAACGCTCGAAGTTCGATTTCATCTCTTTGAGAGAATCACCGCCAAACTTCTCTCTCATTGCCCGGACTATCTCTAAAGCGACTACTGCCTCTCCAATTACGCTGGCTGAAGGAACAGCGCAGATATCGGCTCTGACGACCTCAGCGGCAACCTCTTTCTTTGTAATCATATCTACCGACTTGAGGGGTTTCTTCAATGAAGAGAGTGGCTTCATTGCTACCCGGGTGATAATATTTTCTCCATTACTTATTCCGCCCTCAATTCCACCAGAATTATTAGTCTTTCGGTAGTAACCCTTACCTGCTTCATAGAAAATCTCATCGTGTACCTTAGAGCCAGGTTTTCTGGCAATGACAAATCCTTCACCAATTTCCACTCCCTTCACTGCGGGAATGGACATCAATGCCTGAGCCAGCCTGCCATCAAGCCTTAAATCCCACTGCGTATGGCTCCCCAGCCCTAGTGGAGGATTAATAACTAACACGGTGAACACTCCCCCCAGGGTATCTCCTGATTTCTCTGCTTTTTTAATTGCTTCTACCATCTTTTTTTCCGCGCCCTTATCCGGACAGCGAACTGGAGATGACTCACTCGCTTTTTCTATCTGTTCTGGACTTAATTTTGAAATTCCGGCCTGGATACCACCAATCTCTTC
This genomic interval from bacterium contains the following:
- a CDS encoding efflux RND transporter periplasmic adaptor subunit → MGRKVIWIVIIVLIIGIGYRVITRKENVDKKMRDVGEGLVPVAIQEVKSGDLELILSFVGDIKGEDQVTVYSEATGRLSRYLVEEGSWVKKDQVIALVDRAVTGMEFEEAKVKSPLSGTVGRLYLDKGSTIGLETPVALIARMDRVKVEFSIPEKDMVKVSKGKQARVRVDAYPDRTFNGKLTRLSPVVDPITRSAYAEITLPNPHHSLKPGMFAEIDIVVVSSKGAVVVPKDAILEEPNSGSSFVFVVAGGSAMKKVVETGISQQGLVEVKSGLNFGEKMVVTGQHYLKDGDRVEVVEQ
- a CDS encoding rhomboid family intramembrane serine protease produces the protein MAYRYYQQPLFSRRWGRAIKWLIIANVSVYIIQMFVGRNFLYIFGLVPYRVVKSLWLWQIITHMFLHGGLFHLLINLFVLWMFGKPIEREWGTKSFLKYYFTCGLGAGFFIFITSLNSRIPVVGASGAIYGILVAFAMLYPDSIIYLYFLFPIKAKHFVILIGAVALLAGISRGRSNIAHFGHLGGLLVGYVYLKFPLWKYRFHPERLFTFLRLPKISLKRKKKYETKSYKIEERINQILDKILLHGVDSLTAEEKKIMDEYSRKEKQ
- the aroC gene encoding chorismate synthase, with amino-acid sequence MFRYVTSGESHGKCLHAILEGIPSGLKLREEEINKELARRQRGFGRGERMQKIEKDRVEVTSGLRWGETIGSPITMTIINKDWENWKKLMSIYASDKKMEGRMVRPRPGHADLAGALKYGREDLRDILERASARETAARVAVGAVCKRLLAEFAIKVVSMTEEIGGIQAGISKLSPEQIEKASESSPVRCPDKGAEKKMVEAIKKAEKSGDTLGGVFTVLVINPPLGLGSHTQWDLRLDGRLAQALMSIPAVKGVEIGEGFVIARKPGSKVHDEIFYEAGKGYYRKTNNSGGIEGGISNGENIITRVAMKPLSSLKKPLKSVDMITKKEVAAEVVRADICAVPSASVIGEAVVALEIVRAMREKFGGDSLKEMKSNFERYIEELKNR
- a CDS encoding peptide chain release factor-like protein; this encodes MRHKIRDIRIEYYRSRGPGGQRKNKKETAVRIRHIPTGITAIATESRSQARNRQLALKRLNERLERLKRKKKRRIPTKISVSTKERILKEKRLRSEKKKLRHKIIVEG
- a CDS encoding secondary thiamine-phosphate synthase enzyme YjbQ, whose product is MKSYTEHLWFNTKNRREFINITPQVEEAVRKSGVKEGLCLVNAMHITASVFINDDESGLHQDFSEWLEKFAPYGKEKYKHNLAGEDNGDAHLKRTIMGREVVVAITKGKLDFGPWEQIFYGEFDGQRRKRVLIKIIGE
- a CDS encoding ferredoxin — encoded protein: MKATVDKELCTGCGVCTDTCPEVFVLDDDTAKVIVNEVPEGAKESCKEAAESCPVDAISIEE
- a CDS encoding TetR/AcrR family transcriptional regulator; this translates as MKREERKEKEKEAKIEGILSAAKRVFSRKGYEATTVKDIALEAGFGKASLYFYFKRKEEVFLSLIKEGLEGQRKLLKEIMNSQLSNGERLEAVVSKMFEYVGENREFMRIVHSESQKLYATTLREVRSYIIKEHRKTMEGIASIVQEGIKSGEFRKVEPTLAAASFMGIIRSVIFDWLVKDEKNPPDRYKLMVMDIFLKGISK
- a CDS encoding TolC family protein: MIHVRVKVISSVIILLACLSSLPSWAEEIKELTLEKSIEIALEGNKKILAAKERLGVAKGELIVARAGFLPTLSLGGNYLRLGEGQKISIGGGNDVVVRGQDTYTATATIEQPIFTWGRIKNSYRQASSNQRISEEDYRKEKNLLKFQVTESFYNLILAGELLNLSQESYAQMERHLLQVEERYENGLASKFDLLRARVELANLKPQLIRSRNSLTLAENRFKSLLGFPSRTEVRPQGELKYEATEIELSLAIEEALRNRPEIISLKEQENIALAQVRLASASNKPLLSTIYNYQFQKPYHWKDEWGKEWNAMVVLQFPIFSGFSTKGKVLQSRSQFKEVKYNLEGKNEEIELEVREIYLNLRQEEETIISQRENVGQAEEAMRIAEKRYTGGLITNLEFMDSQLAMTEAKTAYLQALANYQIAKAKLEKAMGR
- a CDS encoding DUF2284 domain-containing protein; translation: MEKDLQSLCKFAKKSGAVNAKVISVDTVVTAPWVRLKCQYGCDGYGECLTCPPYSPTPEKTREVLKQFRKAILIHGDDYTDIRGIVAKLERKAFLSGYYKAYGMGAGPCDLCNTCNVNKTCKKPYEARPSMEASGIDVYQTARNNGYKIEVLKSDDCKGNYFGLVLIL
- a CDS encoding zinc ribbon domain-containing protein; amino-acid sequence: MWFVVWVGLAVLIGYYYKQKGLNSVLGFLLSLFASPLIAFIVGALLSPESRVFEKSKKCPQCAEFVKAGAKICRFCNYEFKEEEMKPERPLTEEEWLEQGMRKKKQKKLNLFFFGISVLGTIIAFLLIWAFINRQVESTKRTDMMRGKIEERR
- a CDS encoding efflux RND transporter permease subunit; amino-acid sequence: MSLFESAIKRAVTYTMVFIAIGVLGIVSLLRLKPELLPDITFPTAAVIVNYSGVGPEDIETLIVRPVEESVATINRVKEIRSTCREGVGTTIIDFEWGTDMDVAVSDIRERVSLVKHQLPEDAEEPIIFKFDPSMMPILFVGLSGDLSSDQMREIAEDKVEPRLERIDGVAVADTHGGLEREIQVRLDRRRMEAFGLSIEKVVGAVRDENLNLPGGDIKEERTEYLIRTLGEFRSVDEIENIVVATRETTPIYLRDVAVVEDSFKEREREMRLNGKPSVLVLIQKRTQANTVETAARVKEEISRLNRELPGGVRIEIIMDQSEFIKKSIINLSNVAVQGGILAVLVLLFFLRSLRTTIIIALSIPFSIVACFVALDFAGLTLNMMSLGGLALAVGLLVDNSIVVLENIFRHRQEGEPAKEGAIWGTREVAMPIVASTLTTIAVFLPIFFVPGIAGVLFREQALTVTLSLTVSLFVAMTLIPLLASRLIVVRADNPSGKMTSKIYRLVGNWFDRLQNRYEKLLNWCLDHRKLTIMAVGGLFLISLTLVWPLHLVGTEFMPKLDQGRIEINLELPVGSRLEATEEVVNKVEKIVQSNTPELEYVRSRIGTGMGFGGGRAGAHTAQVALELVDLKERKRSQWEIMAMLREKLKNIPGVRMNLGGGRGGRMMMGLAGSPISIEIYGYDFAKAKELSQQVKEIVQGAPGAVDVETDFEEAKPEFQIYVDRKRASALGLNVSSIANTIQSSIYGEVATQFRERGEEYPILVRLKESDRKDIEDIKNIPIFTSQGKRIPLGTLVEMRPAKGPVTINRKMQERLITVSADYEGRDLGAVVRDISGKLKNIVVPRDFSIVMAGEAKEQRESFMWLGIALLGAIFLVYMVMASQFESLLDPFIVMFTFPLAIIGVVWLLFFSHTTFNIIAFIGVIMLSGIAVNNGIVLVDYINLLRARGLELRQAIIQGGRTRIRPVLMTALTTILAMSPMALGIGEGAELRFPLARAVVGGLIVATFFTLVFIPVLYSIFETRIARRKNARSRR